A single window of Dermacentor albipictus isolate Rhodes 1998 colony chromosome 1, USDA_Dalb.pri_finalv2, whole genome shotgun sequence DNA harbors:
- the LOC139054848 gene encoding neprilysin-like: MTSNSLPPQTTAPGEVGPPLTHPPGRPEAVAVGEAPAEELAQPLAGERPATTLAMPRENEAATKTSRLTRGRRPRRRRGHASSVSSTSSSSGRSREPRRVSAAAACNDMSTRDNPQDLPLLPPSDTTARRYSAPDGLASQPHAERTPVRRVSIQLKPVAPVSTQSSRKQSQQPSDAPAPKRASIIKSTATRSSSANPVVAGNLARSSGLAPSYFGSKDSLPRRSSKARRLSLDRWFASKMEDPAQAFTTSRERAFSGIWRSTSDRAASRAATVEQQTLKGLQRWSSYRHPPTSSDENAGPLPYREQPSDVGRILRIPSLVALFILAAVVVIILLLPQSRQTNGDKKAVCSTADCIYHAHVLGLNRSGRATPCEDFGRFVCSGWDNKYRDIAFTVQMDAIMDWIARLTQSSRRANWTASVSGRPLNMMRECLRSINSKDDVRELVSFVSGRIFSWPTRDWRETGPLEPWYPLRTLLELAVLWGLPLWFRVDLVPSHLEHRKSLVVISPSPFPTAFHYLHSRFLRYADVYPLYVQDFIDIILSHRPAAPAFEAFIRASAEMQGHVFGNMTAAAEVVHFTPRVLTVETLQSLVKNVSAEDWIIAFRSVGTTPLHNDSLILAASESILTAMDTLFGVYTARDIWFHTVWWFAQAIGIVAVKTLFSDLKVHPLGKALQSIVCALHVDGSYSALLAANFKSHLSTTEQQTIRQLFDNIHAVAVQKVRSSTLLTSSTKSALATMLENTESVVWPQHDFDSKGALESFYGSAYAKADSFLGEWLWSRKQMQRARVSAVHTEASSVHRLSLRYLGWYDVALRILSISPAALAPPFYYSAGTSAMLYGGIGYIFAAQTLSALNTMFYLMKGDEILLPTDVTSRRALWSTYSCSSDNNTYLLFPDLPAVDVAYSAYLQYRDQSSDLPLQGFKIYSAEQLFFINYCHAGCYIDNKGGHVNPLCTAVLGKFAPFATAFSCPPGSAMNSGDRCSYF; encoded by the exons ATGACTTCAAACTCACTGCCTCCGCAGACGACCGCTCCAGGTGAGGTTGGGCCGCCCCTGACGCACCCACCGGGACGGCCAGAAGCTGTTGCGGTTGGTGAGGCGCCAGCTGAGGAGTTGGCTCAACCGCTTGCCGGCGAGCGACCCGCCACCACCCTCGCGATGCCCCGAGAGAACGAGGCCGCCACAAAGACGTCGCGTCTGACGCGCGGTCGCCGCCCGAGACGTCGCAGGGGGCATGCGTCTTCGGTGTcatccacctcctcctcctctggcCGTTCGAGGGAACCGCGGCGGGTATCGGCAGCCGCAGCATGCAACGACATGAGCACGAGGGACAACCCGCAGGACTTGCCGCTGCTGCCACCGAGCGACACCACTGCGCGACGGTATTCGGCACCAGACGGCCTCGCTTCGCAGCCGCACGCGGAGCGCACCCCTGTGCGTCGCGTGTCGATCCAGCTGAAACCTGTAGCGCCTGTCTCCACTCAGTCGTCCCGAAAGCAATCACAGCAG CCCTCCGATGCACCTGCACCTAAGCGAGCCTCCATCATTAAGAGCACCGCTACCCGATCGTCGAGCGCTAACCCGGTAGTGGCGGGCAATCTTGCGAGATCCAGCGGTCTGGCACCCTCATATTTTGGGTCGAAGGACTCACTGCCACGCAGGTCGTCCAAGGCCCGGCGACTTTCGCTAGACAGGTGGTTTGCGAGCAAGATGGAAGACCCAGCACAAG CCTTCACCACTTCGCGCGAGAGGGCCTTCTCGGGAATCTGGCGGAGCACGAGCGATAGGGCAGCGTCGAGAGCCGCCACAGTGGAGCAGCAAACCCTCAAGGGGCTTCAACGCTGGTCCAGTTACCGACATCCG CCTACCAGTAGCGACGAGAATGCTGGGCCGCTACCCTACAGGGAACAGCCGAGCGACGTCGGCAGGATCTTGCGTATTCCGTCGTTGGTAGCACTCTTCATTCTCGCCGCCGTAGTAGTTATAATTCTGCTGTTGCCGCAATCGCGCCAGACCAATGGCGATAAGAAGGCAGTCTGCTCCACGGCTGACTGCATCTACCATGCACACGTCCTGGGCCTGAACCGCAGCGGAAGAGCCACACCGTGCGAGGATTTCGGACGCTTTGTATGCTCTGGTTGGGACAACAAGTACCGCGATATCGCATTCACGGTCCAAATGGATGCCATAATGGATTGGATCGCGCGTTTAACGCAATCTAGCCGTCGTGCCAACTGGACGGCAAGCGTTTCTGGCAGACCTCTGAACATGATGCGGGAGTGCTTGCGAAGCATCAACAGCAAAGACGACGTCCGAGAATTGGTGAGTTTCGTCAGTGGTCGCATATTTTCTTGGCCCACAAGAGACTGGCGCGAAACAGGGCCGCTCGAGCCGTGGTATCCCCTGCGAACTCTACTGGAACTAGCCGTGTTATGGGGACTTCCGCTGTGGTTTCGCGTCGACCTTGTACCCAGCCATTTGGAACATAGAAAAAGCCTTGTCGTTATCAGTCCATCACCGTTTCCTACTGCGTTTCACTACCTTCACAGCCGGTTTCTCCGTTATGCTGATGTGTACCCTCTCTACGTGCAAGACTTCATAGACATTATCCTCAGCCATCGGCCTGCAGCACCTGCTTTCGAGGCATTCATACGGGCTAGCGCAGAGATGCAAGGTCACGTTTTCGGGAACATGACTGCAGCGGCCGAAGTTGTGCACTTCACACCTAGAGTTCTAACCGTTGAAACGCTGCAATCGCTTGTGAAGAACGTGAGCGCCGAAGATTGGATAATCGCTTTTCGGTCCGTTGGCACGACACCTCTTCACAACGATAGCCTCATCCTAGCAGCGAGTGAAAGCATTTTGACGGCGATGGACACCCTCTTCGGAGTTTACACAGCGAGAGATATTTGGTTCCACACGGTGTGGTGGTTCGCGCAAGCTATTGGCATTGTAGCTGTCAAGACCCTCTTTTCAGACCTCAAGGTCCATCCACTTGGGAAAGCCCTACAGTCCATTGTGTGCGCCCTGCACGTCGACGGCTCGTATAGTGCGCTTCTCGCCGCCAATTTCAAGTCGCATCTCTCCACCACCGAGCAGCAGACCATCAGGCAACTGTTCGACAACATCCACGCAGTCGCTGTGCAGAAGGTGCGCTCATCCACCCTGCTCACGTCATCCACCAAGTCTGCACTAGCAACGATGCTTGAGAACACCGAAAGCGTCGTTTGGCCGCAACATGATTTCGACAGCAAGGGAGCTCTCGAGAGCTTCTACGGCTCAGCTTACGCTAAGGCTGACAGTTTTCTTGGCGAGTGGTTGTGGAGCAGGAAGCAAATGCAGCGAGCCAGGGTCAGCGCTGTGCACACTGAGGCGAGCAGTGTGCATAGGTTATCCTTAAGGTACCTTGGTTGGTACGACGTCGCTCTTCGCATCCTTTCCATCTCACCTGCAGCTCTGGCGCCTCCTTTCTACTACTCCGCTGGTACAAGCGCTATGCTGTATGGGGGGATCGGTTACATTTTCGCTGCACAAACGCTATCCGCTCTGAACACAATGTTCTACCTTATGAAAGGGGATGAAATCCTTTTGCCAACTGACGTAACCAGTCGCCGTGCTCTGTGGAGCACGTATTCGTGCTCCTCTGACAACAATACCTACCTGCTATTTCCCGACCTTCCAGCTGTGGACGTAGCTTATTCGGCCTACTTGCAGTATAGAGACCAATCGTCTGACCTGCCCCTCCAAGGCTTCAAGATATACAGCGCCGAGCAGCTCTTTTTCATAAACTACTGCCATGCAGGATGTTACATTGACAATAAGGGAGGTCACGTAAATCCCCTGTGCACCGCCGTTCTAGGCAAGTTCGCCCCTTTCGCCACGGCGTTTTCTTGTCCGCCGGGATCAGCAATGAACTCTGGTGACAGGTGCAGCTACTTTTGA